TACATCAATGCCATTATCAGGGTCATTACTATGATAACGATCAGCTCTCCATGTCGTTTGCTTTGTATCTTCTGAATCTTTGTACCACCTCATCGGCAAACGGATGTCTTCGTCAGGCTTCTCACCTTCCATACCGATCTCTTCCCCATAATAGAGATAAGGGTTTCCTGGTAAGGTTAATAATAACGATGCGGCCATTCTAGCATGATTCATATTATTGGCTAGTTCACTCATCGTTCGGGTCATATCGTGGTTGGTAATAAAAGTGGAATCGATAAAATCTTCAGACTTTGTAGTGAAGTAATTTCTTGTTTTCTCAAGTTCTGTCACTATTCCTGTATCACTTTCCGATTTTACAGAAGTTAATATTTGTCCCGATAAATCAAAATTAAAAGCGGAATGTAAGCCACCATCTAAATAGGGGGCAACTATTTCTGCTGTGTCCCAAATTTCGCCTACAAGAATCACACCGGGATTAACTTTTTCCATTTCTGTTCTAAATTCACGCCAAAACTGATGGTTTTTTTCTTGATAATCATCTCCATGGTAAGAACTGTATATATGTTTGGCAGCGTCTAATCTGAACCCATCAACACCAACCTCTTCAATCCAAAAAGTACCAATATCATAGATGTCTTCTCGGACTTTTGGGTTATCAATATTTAAATCAGGCATTCCCTCCCAAAAGATCCCTTCATATATATTGTCTCCTGTGCCGTGCCAGACTTGTTGACCCCATTCACCTTCTTCGCCAGTATGTGTATCTTCATCTGCCCAAACATAGTAATCACGGTACTTTTCATCATTTTTTAATGCGGCTTGGAACCACGGATGCTCCTCACTGGAATGGTTAACCACAAAATCTTTGATGACTTTGATTCCTTTTTTATTTGCTTCTGCAACAAATTCTTTAAAATCATCGAGTGTCCCATACTCTGGATTTACATCCATATAATTAACCACATCGTATCCGTGGTAGCTAGGTGACGGGTTAATTGGCATTAACCAGATGCCTTCCACACCTAACTCTTGTAAATAATCAAGCTTTAATGTGGCTCCTTGGAAGTCACCAATGCCATCTCCTGTTGAATCATAAAAGGATCTTACAAATATTTCATAGTAGACACCGTGTGGTTCCATCGTCTTTAAATCCTCTTCATCAAATACTATAGGTGTATTTGTCTTTTGAAGACAGCCAGTAGACAAAGTGGCGATAGTAAATCCAGTAGTAAGCAACAGGCCTATTTTCTTAGTGATCATTTTTATCCTCCTTTATCATGATCATTTTTTTAAACCCCTTCAACTGAATGATTAAAATTTCAAAAGACGAGTCAATTCCTAGGAGTAAAGATTAGAAACGATATAATTATCAATCTAGTTCTATAAAAAGGGCAGGTAGCTAAGGAGGCGTCCAACACGCATGACCGTAAAAAATGGATGTGAGAGTGTGTTTCACCCCTCAGTTATTGCTAATTTCTTAATTTTCATTATAATCCAGAAATAAAACACATTTATGCAAGCGGTTTCATTGTTTAGGTGAAGATAGTAGTATGTATATGTCTTTTGCAAGAAAAAAAGTACATGTGATTGTAAAGTTTTTAACACGATAATGCCTCTATTATGTTGTTTGTAATAAAGCGTTCGTCAGTAGCCTTCACACGCATTACGTGATTGTAGCGAATCGCAGCTAATGTCACTTCGCTATTACTGATCTTCTATAAAACAAAATCATGCCTTCGTCAATATCATCATACCTTTCTATGTGTACCCCCATTTGTATAAATTTGAGGAATTATAGTTAAATAGTTCATTTTTTGTAGTATTTGTTAATGTGAAAGCCAAAAATAGTATGGTTTAATATCTAAATAAAAAGGAGGTGACATGTTTGATTACAAAAAGACGGTTTGTGAAAAATCGGTAACACAGAGGAGCGGTGAAAAAGGGAGGGTTAGAAGGGTAGGACAAGTATAGCGTGTAATAACATATGTTCAAGCTAGAATGTGCAAATAACTCAAGAGGCTGTTGGTTATTAACTAAAATAAGAAGAGTTTAGACGTTGACATGTGGAGAGCTCTATTCTGTAAGAGATGGAACCAGTTATAGTATGGAAAAAGGTTACAGACATGTGAGATGGTCGTATCAAGCAACAGAAACCTATTTATCTTTCTTATGGAGATATTTTTTCGCACCAATAGGCAATCGTTTGCGCTAAAAAGAAAGAGTGACTAGCGACCTTATAGGTAAAAGAAAGGGGACATCTTCACAATGAGGACATTTGCCATTAAGAACAAAATTAAATTAGACCACTTATCAGGCAATGGAATTAGATTTGAGATCGATGGAGAAAGTTATATCGATGCAGCATCAGGTACTTTTAACTTACCGCTGGGCTACAATCACCCCGAAATGGTAGATGCATTAACAGAACAGATCAAAAAGGCTAGTCATGCGAGTTCAACTTACACAAAACCAATTGTTGAAAATGGGTTTAGCAAGTTACTTGATGAAGCTCCAGAAAATATTAATAAAATCTTTATGAGAGATCTGACGGGGTCAAGCGCAAATGAAGCAGCCATTAAGATGGCGATGAAATCAAGTGGGAAAACGGGTGTATTAAGCTTGATGTTATCACATCATGGACAGACAGCATTGACCACATCCATTTCGGGCAACGCATTTCGAAGAGAATCTTTTCCATCTTTAAATTATCATGAGTCGCTTAAAGTACCTGCACCTTATTGTCACCGCTGCTTTTACGGAAAAACTTACCCAGATTGTGGCCTTTTATGTGCAGAAAGAATTAATGATTTTATCGAGTATTCCACATCAAATCAAGTAGCTTGTATGATTATTGAGCCTGTCATGGGGAACGGAGGGAACATTGTTCCTCCAAAAGAATACTTTCAATTAATTCGTAAAATATGTGATGAGAACGATATCATTCTAATCTCTGATGAAGTTCAGACAGGACTTGGTAGAACAGGCCATATGTTTGCTAGTAATCACTTTGACATGAAACCTAATATCATCACTTTAGCGAAAGGATTAGGGGGGATTGGTATACCAGTTGCTGCTGTTCTCATGGAATCACGTTTGGAAGTGTTTGAAAGCTATGAACACTCATTTACTTCAGGAGCCAACTTATTAGCCATATCAGCCGCACAAACTTATTTAGATGTACTGGAAAAAGAAAATATCCTTGAACAGGTAAGAAAAAACGGGGAATTATTAGGAGAAGAATTAACTGAATTGATGAATCAGTACCCGTTTATCTCTGATGTTAGGGGATTAGGGTACATGTGGGGATTGGAAATTTCCGATCGTGAGGGGCATGAAGATCCAAAAATGACACAAAAAATAGTGGAAACAAGTCTTAAAAATGGGTTAATCCTTCGTTCCTCTCGTTATGGCTTTGGGAATGTTGTCAAAGTACGCCCTCCGCTTATAACTAGTAAAGCTGACATATATGAGATCATCGAGATGTTAAAAAAATCATTAGATGAAGTGATATAGGGAGGCGTTAGTTATGTTAGGAGTTGTTTATAACGGCCCATGGGACGTCAAAGTTCAGGACAAAAAAATGGATCTCACCATATTGCCGGATGAAGTGTTGATAAAGGTAAAAATGACAGGCATTTGTGGAACAGACCTTAATATTATAACAGGTAAATATGAAGCAGCTATACCTGGCACCATTCTTGGTCATGAGACGGTAGGAGAAGTTATTCAAATAGGTGAATCTGTCCCGAACCTTCAGGTGGGAGATCGTGTTGTTGTAGACCCCACATATTATTGTGGTCATTGTCGGTTCTGTAGAACTAATCGAAAAAACCATTGTGAATCGAAAACGCAATTGGAAACAGGGGTAAGCAGTGACGGTGCTTTTACAAGTTATCACAAAACAAAATACCCTTTCTTGTATAAGCTGCCAGACAACTTAAGTTATGAAGTAGCTACCCTGACAGAGCCGCTTAGTTGTGTCTTAACAGGGGTAAGGTGCCTAACGCTTCATACCGCTATGAACATCGTTGTTATCGGTGGGGGACCGATGGGATTATTATATAGTTTGGCTTTAGCGGCAAAAGGATATTCAGGTGTCGTGGTAGAAAATCAGATTAAAAGACAACATCTAGTAAAAGATGTGATAGATCGTAAATGGAGATTGGCGACGAACTTAAAAGAAACGTTAGACGTGTTTGGAGGGGCAGGCACTCAAATAGATGTGGTGATCGATACTTCAGGTTGCGCTGTTCATGACTACTTAAATCATCTATCTAGAGGTGGTCAAGTATTATCTATTGCTCTAAAGCAACAAGTGGTTGGGATTGACCTTGGTTGGATTGCAGATGAAAGTATCAGCTTTTATGGCTCGATAGATAGTCTGAACAACTCTTTCAATGAAGCTTTAGCATTATTAGCAAACGCTGCTATTCCTGGCTCTAAATTAATTACTCATAAATTACCAATTAAAAAATTTCATCAAGCAGTAAAACTTTTAGGACTGTCCCTTGAAGATGAAGCATTTCGAGCATGTGATGCAGCGATAAAGATACTCGTTGAACCAGAAGGAGAGGAAAATGAGACATAAACATCACTTTGAGGCTGTTATTTTCGATATCGACGGAGTATTAGTTGACAGTGAACATTATCATCATCAAGCAGTCAATGATATATGCAGCGAAATAAGTCATGTCATATCAATCGATAAAAGTAAAGAGTTAATAGGTTTAAGTTTAGAAGAGACGTTTGATCAACTTCAACTACGACGTGTTACCACTAATAAAAGTGAGTGGATGCAAAAAGTAGAAGAGAGATATTTGCAAATCATAGATCGTGAAATGGAACGTCCTTATGCTTCTGAATTGATAAAGGCGCTGAAAATATCAGGTGTAAAGATAGCATGTGTCACAACAGCAAATCGAAAAGTGGCAGAAGCAAACTTGAAAATAATAGGAGTGTTAGAAAGTATCTCTTGTTTAATTACTAGGGAAAGTGTTGCAAACACCAAGCCTGATCCAGAGCCGTACATGAAAGCTTTGCACAAGTTGACGGTTTCTCCTGAGCACGCATTAGTAGTGGAGGATAGTGCAATAGGTGTACAAGCAGCTCTTGCTGCACATGTTGGAACAGTTTTATTTTACCCACATCACATGTCTAACGTTCAAGACATGCAAGATCCCGTTATCAAAATCAACCGATTTACAGACTATTCATTTTTTAATCGAACGCTGTCTCAGTTTGTAAACATATAAAAGAGGTGGGGAAAGAGACCATGAGTGAAGTGACATCGAGTAAACGAGAGAATTTTGAGCAAATATATCGGTTTGTAGAAGAAAAACGTTTTGAAAAAAACAAGGTGGACTTTTGGATTCCGAAAACATGGAATGAAATCGACTATGGGGATGCTGAAAGGGAGCAATCTGGGCAGATCAAAGTGAACCCTTTTCATTTTTTCTTTTCATTATTTCAATATATATCGGATGGCTCTAACAATCAAAACGATAAACAAACGTTAGAATATCGAGAGCCAACCATCTATTCATCGCTTGTAAGGTACACGGCGGCATGGGATTATAATCGAGATGGTCATATTGAATCAGGAACTTTTTTACGGATGATTATTTTATTACCCCTATTGAAAAAAATGGGGGTAAACATCCTATACCTACTTCCTGTTAATGAATATAGTGACATGTATCCAAAAGGTGACTTAGGATCTCCTTATGCAATTAAAAATTATTTTCATTTGGATGTAAACTTACATGACCCTCTCTTAGATGATTTAAAAGGGTTTACGATTCATCAGGAATTTAAAGCTTTGGTAGAAGCGTGTCACATGCAGGGCATAAAAGTTGTTCAAGATTTTATCCCAAAAACGGCGGCCAGGAACAGCGCATTACTATATGATCATCCGGATTGGTTCTATTGGATCTATAAAAAATATGAAAGTGGATTTCGGCCGCCAAAAATACCAGGGGTAGGTGTATTCGAAGAATGTACGCATGCCCACCTCGAACGGGTATATACAGCTCTTGAGACAGAGGGACATTTAAGAAAATTTTCCTCTTCACCAGATGTGATAAATCCAGAGTTGTGGGATAAATTGAAAAAACAATCGACACAAACGGGAGAAGATTTACTAGAGTTAATAGAAAGGGAGTTTGAGATTACGACAGCACCAGCACATTCAGATTGGATAAACGACGAACAACCTGTATGGACAGATATTACTTTTTTAAGGTTTTATTTAGATGTGGCACCAGAAGTACGTCCCTATTTGGACTCACATCAACCCCCTTATGTACTATTCGATACGATAAAATCAAATCTGTTTCCAGGAGAAGTGCCTAACCATTTACTTTGGGAGCTTTTAGAAGAAGTCATCACATTTAATTTAGTAGAGTACGGGGTTGATGGATTTAGAATAGATATTGGGCATGCTTTACCAGTGCCCTTGTTGCAACACTTGTTTCACATTGTACGAGAAGAGAAGCCGGATGCAATTTTAATTAGTGAAGAGCTTTTTAACAAAAATCATAAGAGGACGTTTGAATATGGTTACACCATGATGCTTGGTAGTGGCTGGGAGATGATGACTAGGTTGAACAAGCCGGATCTTATTGGCTATATCAAAGAGTTACCATCATTAAAGTTGCCTATATTTGCTTGTTCCGAAACAGCCGATACACCGAGAATAGTTAGTAGACCCGGTGGAGTGAAATTGGCACGGGCTATGGCAGTATTTAATCATTTTCTACCAAATGGTGTTCCGTTTATTACGACGGGGCAAGAAGTAAATGAACGACAACCGTTGAATTGTGGACTCTCAGATAATACTGGTGGGGAAAGTATCCCAAGAGCTTTTTTCAATAAAATGATCATTGATTGGAACAATCAAGGTGCTCCTGCGATGATTCACCTATTTAAAAGTTTAGATACATGTAAAAAAAAGCATCGAGACTTATTGCTCGTCGAAAATTTTTTTGTGGCAGACTCGCCTGAGGAACTGGTAATCTATGGCTATGAAAATGAAGAGCACGTACTACTCTTATGTTTAAATATAGGGGATCAAAGATCTTATGTAACACTAAACCAAATTGTTTTTTCATATTTTTCTTATGACATGATGATTCATACAGAAGAACAAATTGCCAAGCGAAGTGTTAATCATAGCGAGCTTATCAGGATTAATCCACTTCAAGCTGTCATTTTTACAGGAATGAAAAGTGTGGAGTGAGTGTTGTTCATTATTCATAGAGTCTGGTTCACACTGAAAAAAGTTCTGATTTCGTTATAGTGTACATTAACATATAGAACAAGGAAGTTAAAGGGGTACAACAATATGGATAAGACGTTTTTGAAAACGGTATTAGCGATAGCTATACCGGTTTCTTTACAAGGTGTCATTATGGCCTCACTTAATATGACAGACCAAGTAATGATTGGTCAACTAGGTGATGCATCGATCTCTGCGGTAGGTATTTCAAATAAACTCTTTCGAATTTTGCTATTTGTTTTAACAGGTATAGCCTCAGGTGTATCTATTTATGTGGCACAATACTGGGGAAGTAAAGATCGATCAAGGGTTAAGCAAGTGTTGGGCTTGGGCTTAGTCATTGGTGGCGCGATTTGTTTGCCCTTTGCCATCATGATATTCTTTTTCAACCAGCAGATAATGAGTTTGTTTACGAAGGATATGGCCATTATCGAAGCAGGAAGTATCTACTTGCAAATTGTCAGTTTAAGTTATATACCAATGATGTTAACGGTCATCTATTCAGCTGTTTTACGGAGTACACGACATGCCCAATTGCCTATGATTATGAGCGGTGTTTCTGTTGGGCTCAATGTATTATTGAATTACATGCTTATTTTCGGAAATTTTGGTTTGCCTGAATTAGGTATTCAAGGGGCTGCAGTTGGAACATTCATTGCACGAACAATTGAATTTACCATGATGCTGGCTATTATATATGTCCGTCGCCTACCAGGTGCCTATTCCATTTTGAACGTGTTTCAAATTGATAAAGTTTTAATGAAAAAATTCGCTATCACTACCTACCCCATTGTGTTAACTGAATTCTTTTGGGCAACAGGTGAAGCAACGTACGGTGTGGTTTATGGACGGATGGGAACGAGTGAGATTACAGCAATGGCTGTATCAGAACCGATTCAATTATTAAGTATTGGCTTAGCATCTGGTATTGCAAGTGCCGCTACCGTTTTAGTAGGAAATTTGTTAGGTGGCAATCAGAATGATGAGGCATTTTTATATGCCAAACGATTGTTTAAAATGGGTTTGATCGTTACGATCAGCTTATCTGGTTTGATTATTTTATGCGCAAGTGTATATGTGTCGTTGTATCAAATTTCTCCTGAAGCACATGATCTTTCCATTGCCGTTATTATTGTTTTTGCACTATTATTTTGGGTCAAAGTGTCAAATATGATTGTGGCTCATGGTGTTTTAGCTAGTGGAGGTGATACAAAATATTTGCTTGTAATTGATACGACAACGACTTGGGGATTTGGGGTACCTGTAGCATTCATATCTGCGTTTATGTTTGGGTTGCCAGTCTACTGGGTGTATTTCCTGCTTACATTAGAAGAAGTCATTCGACTGGGACTTGGATTAAGAAGACTCTATTCGAAGAAGTGGATTCGTAATTTAGTAGAACCTCAAAAAGATATAAGTGGGTAAATTCTGGACATATCCAAAAGAAAATATAGGGTCGTGGCGTGTAGATTTAAGGGCAAAATTATATAGTTGAAAGGGTGTGAACTTAGGGATAGAGGTTTGATTCCCACTTCCATATCACAGGTCAGTAAAAGCCCAGTTCAAAAAAGAGAGAAGTGCTGAATCTATTAAGACGGGGGATGACGGATGCTCGTGTCCTGATTCATTCAACTACCACTCAGTGGGGGAAGAACGAAAACTTCCACTGATTGTAGATTTGTTTTAAAAGAGATGTGGTCGCTTCAGATCCCTTATCTTCATTTAGCCTTTACAATTGAGATACCATCCTTTATAAACAACTAGGTATAGTTAAAATGCTCAGAGTACTAAGCTCTGAGCATTGTTGTCTTAATAAATTGACCGATTATTAGGTGAAGGTGGTGATAAGGTAGTTGCTGCTTTAATCTTACATGTTTTCCTCGCCTTACCGTTAGTGTAAGTGAGGACTGTTAGTCAGGTGGCGTCGAGAAGTCATCTCAATGTGTCAGCAAGCTGAAACGAGTTCACTCTTCACTTGCTTCTTTTAATCTAAAGAATGATAATATTTGGCGCGAAACTCTTTAGGAGAGAGGTTAAACTTCTTTTTGAATACTTTATAAAAGTAATTGTAATTTTGAAAGCCACAAGATTCTGCGAGATGTTGGAGATGGTAGTGTCCAAGCATAATGCGTTCGCGAGCTATATCTAAACGAAGGTCTAACGTGTATTGAATAATGCTTTTACCAAATGCCATTTTAAATAATGTAGTCGTACGAGAAACGCTTAAGTTTACGTGTTTGGCAACATCCTCAACTTTAAATGGGGTAGTGATATTTTTCTCAATAAATTGTTTCATTTGACAAGCGATAAAGAAATGACCATTAAAGGACAGTTGGTTGGATATTATACAATCGATCGTCAGGCAGAGCGCTTTTGATAAGTGATCACAGATTTCTTTGCTTTCGTCTCCACGTCTTAAATGTTCGTGGGTTAGCTGACGGAAATAAGTAATAATACCTTGGTTTAAAGGCACTTTTAGCTTGGATGGGCGTTCCATTTTTTGTGCCCATTGGTCTATCCATGCCCCCTTCAGAAACAGAAAATAATCGAAGCTATACACTCTCTTTGTCTGATCAAGTTGCACCTGGGGATTAATCATTAATCTATATGGGCGACCTGGGGGAACAATGATAAAATCCCCTGCTTTAAGCACTTCTAGGTTATCTGCATCCATTGAGGTGTATTTAGCAATTCCTTCATTCTGTATCCTGAACAAGTAACTATCCATCTTTTCTATATACATATCATATGGCTGTGTGTGTTCAGCATATCCGGCTCCTAATATGTTGTTTCTCTCATGAGAAGTATTAGACATAGACTTCATTTACCTCACGCTTTCAGTCATTTTCAAGACTTTTTTGTTATGATCGTCAGCACCACGTAACGAGAAATGAAGCTCTTCAGTCTCCTAAAAGATAAAGCGTATGACTATTGCTTGTTTTAAATGTTGCTGAATCGGATATAAATCATTCAATCTCTCCCATTACACCCTGAACTATTTAAATAGGCATTTTTCATCAGTTGCTAATAAACGCAATTTTTTCATAAGAGGTCTTAACATGACGTGAAACGATGCTCTAAGGCTGGGGGGCAATCAAAGGGTACAACAAATTGAACGAATATTTCGAAAATTATAGTTGCTTGAATGGCATTCACAACTGAATTTTCAACACAAACAATGATAAATGATCTATACTACATGGCTATTTATCATGATAACCGGCCCGGTAAAACTCCCGGCTCAAAATAGAGAAAAGCTAAATCTATTTAAGCGGGAGAGAGCGGCCGCTAATGTCCTAATTCACTCAACTCCTAATCAGTGGGAGAAGAACGAAAACTCCCATTGATTGAAGGTTCGTTTTATTTATTTTTCACTTGAATAATACTGAATCCATATGGAGACAACTCGATCTTTGACGTTTCTTTTAAAGGCTTGTTAT
The genomic region above belongs to Bacillus sp. A301a_S52 and contains:
- a CDS encoding HAD family phosphatase, with the translated sequence MRHKHHFEAVIFDIDGVLVDSEHYHHQAVNDICSEISHVISIDKSKELIGLSLEETFDQLQLRRVTTNKSEWMQKVEERYLQIIDREMERPYASELIKALKISGVKIACVTTANRKVAEANLKIIGVLESISCLITRESVANTKPDPEPYMKALHKLTVSPEHALVVEDSAIGVQAALAAHVGTVLFYPHHMSNVQDMQDPVIKINRFTDYSFFNRTLSQFVNI
- a CDS encoding aspartate aminotransferase family protein produces the protein MRTFAIKNKIKLDHLSGNGIRFEIDGESYIDAASGTFNLPLGYNHPEMVDALTEQIKKASHASSTYTKPIVENGFSKLLDEAPENINKIFMRDLTGSSANEAAIKMAMKSSGKTGVLSLMLSHHGQTALTTSISGNAFRRESFPSLNYHESLKVPAPYCHRCFYGKTYPDCGLLCAERINDFIEYSTSNQVACMIIEPVMGNGGNIVPPKEYFQLIRKICDENDIILISDEVQTGLGRTGHMFASNHFDMKPNIITLAKGLGGIGIPVAAVLMESRLEVFESYEHSFTSGANLLAISAAQTYLDVLEKENILEQVRKNGELLGEELTELMNQYPFISDVRGLGYMWGLEISDREGHEDPKMTQKIVETSLKNGLILRSSRYGFGNVVKVRPPLITSKADIYEIIEMLKKSLDEVI
- a CDS encoding alpha-amylase, giving the protein MITKKIGLLLTTGFTIATLSTGCLQKTNTPIVFDEEDLKTMEPHGVYYEIFVRSFYDSTGDGIGDFQGATLKLDYLQELGVEGIWLMPINPSPSYHGYDVVNYMDVNPEYGTLDDFKEFVAEANKKGIKVIKDFVVNHSSEEHPWFQAALKNDEKYRDYYVWADEDTHTGEEGEWGQQVWHGTGDNIYEGIFWEGMPDLNIDNPKVREDIYDIGTFWIEEVGVDGFRLDAAKHIYSSYHGDDYQEKNHQFWREFRTEMEKVNPGVILVGEIWDTAEIVAPYLDGGLHSAFNFDLSGQILTSVKSESDTGIVTELEKTRNYFTTKSEDFIDSTFITNHDMTRTMSELANNMNHARMAASLLLTLPGNPYLYYGEEIGMEGEKPDEDIRLPMRWYKDSEDTKQTTWRADRYHSNDPDNGIDVESQLQDEDSLLNHYKSLIYARRASEALIMGEIKSTSITEDGIVSFERLAENEEKLIIHNLSNVRKKINLSDDLTEYKHYFFYIGELDDIRLKDNVIEIPGYTTVILKK
- a CDS encoding alpha-amylase, with amino-acid sequence MSEVTSSKRENFEQIYRFVEEKRFEKNKVDFWIPKTWNEIDYGDAEREQSGQIKVNPFHFFFSLFQYISDGSNNQNDKQTLEYREPTIYSSLVRYTAAWDYNRDGHIESGTFLRMIILLPLLKKMGVNILYLLPVNEYSDMYPKGDLGSPYAIKNYFHLDVNLHDPLLDDLKGFTIHQEFKALVEACHMQGIKVVQDFIPKTAARNSALLYDHPDWFYWIYKKYESGFRPPKIPGVGVFEECTHAHLERVYTALETEGHLRKFSSSPDVINPELWDKLKKQSTQTGEDLLELIEREFEITTAPAHSDWINDEQPVWTDITFLRFYLDVAPEVRPYLDSHQPPYVLFDTIKSNLFPGEVPNHLLWELLEEVITFNLVEYGVDGFRIDIGHALPVPLLQHLFHIVREEKPDAILISEELFNKNHKRTFEYGYTMMLGSGWEMMTRLNKPDLIGYIKELPSLKLPIFACSETADTPRIVSRPGGVKLARAMAVFNHFLPNGVPFITTGQEVNERQPLNCGLSDNTGGESIPRAFFNKMIIDWNNQGAPAMIHLFKSLDTCKKKHRDLLLVENFFVADSPEELVIYGYENEEHVLLLCLNIGDQRSYVTLNQIVFSYFSYDMMIHTEEQIAKRSVNHSELIRINPLQAVIFTGMKSVE
- a CDS encoding helix-turn-helix transcriptional regulator, with the translated sequence MSNTSHERNNILGAGYAEHTQPYDMYIEKMDSYLFRIQNEGIAKYTSMDADNLEVLKAGDFIIVPPGRPYRLMINPQVQLDQTKRVYSFDYFLFLKGAWIDQWAQKMERPSKLKVPLNQGIITYFRQLTHEHLRRGDESKEICDHLSKALCLTIDCIISNQLSFNGHFFIACQMKQFIEKNITTPFKVEDVAKHVNLSVSRTTTLFKMAFGKSIIQYTLDLRLDIARERIMLGHYHLQHLAESCGFQNYNYFYKVFKKKFNLSPKEFRAKYYHSLD
- a CDS encoding alcohol dehydrogenase catalytic domain-containing protein — protein: MLGVVYNGPWDVKVQDKKMDLTILPDEVLIKVKMTGICGTDLNIITGKYEAAIPGTILGHETVGEVIQIGESVPNLQVGDRVVVDPTYYCGHCRFCRTNRKNHCESKTQLETGVSSDGAFTSYHKTKYPFLYKLPDNLSYEVATLTEPLSCVLTGVRCLTLHTAMNIVVIGGGPMGLLYSLALAAKGYSGVVVENQIKRQHLVKDVIDRKWRLATNLKETLDVFGGAGTQIDVVIDTSGCAVHDYLNHLSRGGQVLSIALKQQVVGIDLGWIADESISFYGSIDSLNNSFNEALALLANAAIPGSKLITHKLPIKKFHQAVKLLGLSLEDEAFRACDAAIKILVEPEGEENET
- a CDS encoding MATE family efflux transporter is translated as MDKTFLKTVLAIAIPVSLQGVIMASLNMTDQVMIGQLGDASISAVGISNKLFRILLFVLTGIASGVSIYVAQYWGSKDRSRVKQVLGLGLVIGGAICLPFAIMIFFFNQQIMSLFTKDMAIIEAGSIYLQIVSLSYIPMMLTVIYSAVLRSTRHAQLPMIMSGVSVGLNVLLNYMLIFGNFGLPELGIQGAAVGTFIARTIEFTMMLAIIYVRRLPGAYSILNVFQIDKVLMKKFAITTYPIVLTEFFWATGEATYGVVYGRMGTSEITAMAVSEPIQLLSIGLASGIASAATVLVGNLLGGNQNDEAFLYAKRLFKMGLIVTISLSGLIILCASVYVSLYQISPEAHDLSIAVIIVFALLFWVKVSNMIVAHGVLASGGDTKYLLVIDTTTTWGFGVPVAFISAFMFGLPVYWVYFLLTLEEVIRLGLGLRRLYSKKWIRNLVEPQKDISG